Proteins encoded within one genomic window of Felis catus isolate Fca126 chromosome C1, F.catus_Fca126_mat1.0, whole genome shotgun sequence:
- the GCLM gene encoding glutamate--cysteine ligase regulatory subunit isoform X2 — MGTDSRLAGALLARARTLHLQTGNLLNWGRLRKKCPSTHSEELRDCIQKTLNEWSSQISPDLVREFPDVLECTVSHAVEKINPDEREEMKVSAKLFIVGSNSSSSTRNAVDMACSVLGVAQLDSVIIASPPIEDGVNLSLEHLQPYWEELENLVQSKKIVAIGTSDLDKTQLEQLYQWAQVKPNSNQVNLASCCVMPPDLTAFAKQFDIQLLTHNDPKDLQKWIV, encoded by the exons ATGGGCACCGACAGCCGCTTGGCCGGGGCGCTGCTGGCGCGGGCCCGCACCCTGCACCTGCAGACGGGGAACCTGCTGAACTGGGGCCGCCTGCGGAAGAAATGCCCGTCCACGCACAGCGAGGAG CTTCGAGATTGTATCCAAAAGACCTTGAATGAGTGGAGTTCCCAAATCAGCCCTGATTTGGTCAGG GAGTTTCCAGATGTCTTGGAATGTACTGTATCTCATGCAGTAGAAAAGATAAATCctgatgaaagagaagaaatgaaagtttCTG CAAAACTGTTCATTGTAGGATCAAACTCTTCATCATCAACTAGAAATGCAGTTGACATGG CCTGTTCAGTCCTTGGAGTTGCACAGCTGGATTCTGTGATCATTGCTTCACCTCCTATTGAAGATGGAGTTAATCTTTCCTTGGAGCATTTGCAGCCTTACTGGGAGGAATTAGAAAACTTAGTTCAGAGCAAAAAGATTGTTGCAATAGGTACCTCTGATCTAGACAAAACACAGTTGGAACAGCTGTATCAGTGGGCACAG GTAAAACCAAATAGTAACCAAGTTAATCTTGCCTCTTGCTGTGTGATGCCACCTGATTTGACTGCATTTGCTAAACAATTTGACATACAGCTATTGACTCATAATGATCCAAAAG aCTTACAGAAATGGATTGTTTGA
- the GCLM gene encoding glutamate--cysteine ligase regulatory subunit isoform X1: MGTDSRLAGALLARARTLHLQTGNLLNWGRLRKKCPSTHSEELRDCIQKTLNEWSSQISPDLVREFPDVLECTVSHAVEKINPDEREEMKVSAKLFIVGSNSSSSTRNAVDMACSVLGVAQLDSVIIASPPIEDGVNLSLEHLQPYWEELENLVQSKKIVAIGTSDLDKTQLEQLYQWAQVKPNSNQVNLASCCVMPPDLTAFAKQFDIQLLTHNDPKELLSEASFQEALQESIPDIQAHEWVPLWLLRYSVIVKSRGIIKSKGYILQAKRRGS, translated from the exons ATGGGCACCGACAGCCGCTTGGCCGGGGCGCTGCTGGCGCGGGCCCGCACCCTGCACCTGCAGACGGGGAACCTGCTGAACTGGGGCCGCCTGCGGAAGAAATGCCCGTCCACGCACAGCGAGGAG CTTCGAGATTGTATCCAAAAGACCTTGAATGAGTGGAGTTCCCAAATCAGCCCTGATTTGGTCAGG GAGTTTCCAGATGTCTTGGAATGTACTGTATCTCATGCAGTAGAAAAGATAAATCctgatgaaagagaagaaatgaaagtttCTG CAAAACTGTTCATTGTAGGATCAAACTCTTCATCATCAACTAGAAATGCAGTTGACATGG CCTGTTCAGTCCTTGGAGTTGCACAGCTGGATTCTGTGATCATTGCTTCACCTCCTATTGAAGATGGAGTTAATCTTTCCTTGGAGCATTTGCAGCCTTACTGGGAGGAATTAGAAAACTTAGTTCAGAGCAAAAAGATTGTTGCAATAGGTACCTCTGATCTAGACAAAACACAGTTGGAACAGCTGTATCAGTGGGCACAG GTAAAACCAAATAGTAACCAAGTTAATCTTGCCTCTTGCTGTGTGATGCCACCTGATTTGACTGCATTTGCTAAACAATTTGACATACAGCTATTGACTCATAATGATCCAAAAG aactGCTTTCTGAAGCCAGTTTCCAAGAAGCTCTTCAGGAAAGCATCCCTGACATTCAAGCACACGAGTGGGTGCCCCTGTGGCTACTGCGGTATTCAGTCATTGTTAAAAGTAGAGGAATTATCAAATCAAAAGGCTACATCTTACAAGCTAAAAGAAGGGGTTCCTAA